One region of Deltaproteobacteria bacterium genomic DNA includes:
- a CDS encoding peptidylprolyl isomerase, which produces MANPPNLPTFEKGAKVSAVFTTNQGEFTAKLFAEECPVTVGNFVGLATGQIPWVNPKGETVSEPLYNGTVFHRIIREFMIQGGDPEGTGMGGPGYKFGDEFVAELKHTGPGILSMANAGPNTNGSQFFITEIATPWLDGRHTVFGEVVEGLDNVMKIAGVETGRGDRPVDDVVIEKVTINID; this is translated from the coding sequence GTGGCAAATCCTCCAAATCTCCCAACATTCGAAAAAGGTGCAAAAGTAAGCGCCGTATTCACGACCAATCAGGGTGAGTTTACCGCTAAGCTTTTCGCCGAAGAGTGTCCCGTTACTGTAGGCAACTTCGTTGGCCTAGCAACCGGACAGATTCCATGGGTGAACCCAAAAGGTGAAACTGTATCTGAGCCACTTTACAACGGAACCGTATTCCACCGCATCATTCGTGAATTCATGATCCAGGGCGGCGATCCAGAAGGCACCGGAATGGGTGGACCTGGCTACAAATTTGGAGACGAATTCGTTGCTGAGCTCAAGCACACGGGACCTGGTATTCTTTCGATGGCCAATGCCGGACCCAACACCAACGGTTCGCAATTCTTCATTACTGAAATTGCAACACCATGGCTCGACGGACGACACACCGTATTCGGAGAAGTTGTTGAAGGACTCGACAACGTTATGAAAATTGCGGGCGTAGAAACTGGTCGCGGTGATCGCCCCGTCGATGATGTTGTTATCGAAAAGGTCACCATCAACATCGATTAA